In Streptomyces seoulensis, the following are encoded in one genomic region:
- a CDS encoding LppU/SCO3897 family protein: protein MRSLKRQGVFCRSCALSVFREMQAETLITGWWGLLSVVITPVVLLTNLGALSGIKRIPAPVTPGWRPPLDPGKPVFQRPEGVAVLIPLGLLGMVVTLVTALLLGLFPGLSDTRPNLTTGSCARNDGSWTEPDLKTVPCDSDEAQYRVMFPGDHGCEDGDYLASPYDSADGIGRCLRPIR from the coding sequence ATGCGGTCCCTGAAGCGGCAGGGCGTGTTCTGCCGGAGCTGCGCGCTGTCGGTGTTCCGGGAGATGCAGGCGGAGACCCTGATCACGGGCTGGTGGGGACTGCTGTCGGTGGTGATCACCCCGGTCGTCCTGCTGACCAACCTCGGCGCGCTGTCCGGCATCAAGCGCATACCGGCCCCGGTCACCCCCGGCTGGCGCCCCCCGCTGGACCCCGGCAAGCCGGTGTTCCAACGGCCGGAGGGGGTGGCGGTGTTGATCCCGCTCGGGTTGCTGGGGATGGTGGTCACGCTGGTGACGGCCCTGCTGCTGGGACTGTTCCCCGGCCTCAGCGACACCAGGCCCAACCTCACGACCGGCTCCTGCGCCCGCAACGACGGCAGCTGGACCGAGCCGGACCTGAAGACGGTGCCCTGCGACTCCGACGAGGCCCAGTACCGGGTCATGTTCCCCGGCGACCACGGCTGCGAGGACGGCGACTATCTCGCAAGCCCCTACGACAGCGCGGACGGAATCGGCCGCTGCCTACGCCCCATCCGCTGA
- a CDS encoding DUF5701 family protein codes for MSETTQTLTPLSTQAERLIGLGVHEIAGLSAAEVRAAAQGDGEGLLAVRPDLAPASVLAPLLRRRDKAGFVVTDMTDVDLFAPLDTIGLPDTPLYVVGGVDRGDDMANWSPDEALPALTAASRTPLLLTEGIHWVLQRPDVLERNHCFMTIGSRLRKPDGTLDARTPALWISNGTGRDGRERREAPKVGWCWAGNRHTWLGFASGAGRRGSADGA; via the coding sequence GTGTCCGAGACCACGCAGACCCTCACCCCGCTGAGTACGCAGGCCGAGCGGCTGATCGGGCTGGGGGTGCACGAGATCGCGGGGCTGTCGGCCGCCGAGGTGCGGGCGGCCGCGCAAGGGGACGGTGAGGGTCTCCTAGCCGTCCGTCCCGACCTCGCCCCCGCCTCCGTGCTCGCGCCGCTGCTCCGGCGCCGGGACAAGGCCGGGTTCGTCGTCACGGACATGACCGACGTCGACCTCTTCGCGCCGCTCGACACCATCGGCCTGCCGGACACCCCGCTGTACGTGGTCGGCGGGGTCGATCGGGGCGACGACATGGCCAACTGGAGCCCGGACGAGGCACTCCCGGCGCTCACCGCCGCGTCCCGTACGCCGTTGCTGCTGACCGAGGGCATCCACTGGGTGCTCCAGCGGCCGGACGTACTGGAGCGCAACCACTGCTTCATGACCATCGGCTCCCGGCTGCGCAAGCCCGACGGCACGCTGGACGCTCGCACCCCGGCCCTCTGGATCAGCAACGGCACCGGCCGCGACGGCCGCGAACGGCGCGAGGCCCCCAAGGTCGGCTGGTGCTGGGCGGGCAACCGGCACACGTGGCTGGGGTTCGCGTCGGGGGCGGGGCGGAGGGGGTCAGCGGATGGGGCGTAG
- a CDS encoding copper homeostasis protein CutC, with product MSKRAVLEVIALGVEDAVAAQAGGADRLELVTDMAADGLSPDPAVVAAIRAAVTIDLRVMLRLSDGFAAGDLGRLTGTATELRAAGADQFVLGFLDPDGDVDLAAVGRVVDALDGCPWTFHRAIDRAADRDALRKRLSGLPGLDTFLTAGAATGVDEGLDTLTAEAAHTGTPGYEPRIMVGGGLRLEHVSKLRSAGIDAFHIGGAARPQGWSGPVCADAVGVWRGMLDGE from the coding sequence ATGAGCAAGCGTGCGGTCCTGGAGGTGATCGCCCTCGGGGTCGAGGACGCGGTCGCCGCCCAGGCGGGAGGCGCGGACCGGCTGGAACTGGTCACCGACATGGCGGCGGACGGGCTCAGCCCCGACCCCGCCGTGGTGGCCGCGATCCGCGCCGCCGTCACGATCGACCTGCGCGTGATGCTGCGGCTGTCGGACGGGTTCGCGGCGGGCGACCTCGGCCGGCTGACCGGCACGGCCACCGAACTGCGGGCGGCGGGCGCCGACCAGTTCGTGCTCGGCTTCCTCGACCCGGACGGGGACGTGGACCTCGCGGCGGTCGGGCGGGTCGTCGACGCGCTGGACGGCTGCCCCTGGACCTTCCACCGGGCGATCGACCGCGCCGCCGACCGGGACGCGCTGCGCAAGCGGCTCAGCGGGCTCCCTGGTCTGGACACCTTCCTCACGGCGGGCGCGGCGACGGGCGTGGACGAGGGCCTGGACACGCTGACGGCTGAGGCCGCGCACACCGGCACGCCGGGGTACGAGCCGCGCATCATGGTCGGCGGCGGCCTCCGGCTGGAGCACGTGTCCAAGCTGCGGTCGGCCGGCATCGACGCCTTCCACATCGGCGGCGCGGCCCGCCCGCAGGGATGGTCGGGGCCGGTGTGCGCCGACGCGGTCGGGGTGTGGCGGGGGATGCTCGACGGGGAGTAG
- a CDS encoding HD domain-containing protein encodes MADAHTAADLGPRFARALEAARAPGGGPDPAPYAANLIARWAEPQRRYHTLAHLTAVLDRVDTLAEYADDPDLVRLAAWFHDAVYLPDRSENEERSARLAERALTEAGVPVAKVAEVARLVRLTVGHDPAGDDRNGQVLCDADLAILASAPAAYAAYTAEIREEYHFVPGDAFREGRSAVLRQLLSLPRLFHTPYGSEHWEATARWNLAGELEMLSP; translated from the coding sequence ATGGCCGACGCACACACCGCAGCAGACCTCGGGCCCCGCTTCGCCCGCGCCCTCGAAGCCGCCCGCGCGCCGGGCGGGGGCCCGGACCCGGCGCCGTACGCCGCGAACCTGATCGCCCGCTGGGCGGAGCCGCAGCGGCGCTATCACACGCTCGCCCACCTCACGGCGGTCCTCGACCGGGTCGACACGCTGGCGGAGTACGCCGACGACCCCGACCTCGTACGGCTGGCGGCCTGGTTCCACGACGCGGTGTACCTGCCGGACCGGTCGGAGAACGAGGAGCGTTCCGCGCGGCTGGCCGAGCGGGCGCTGACCGAGGCGGGGGTGCCGGTGGCGAAGGTCGCGGAGGTGGCCCGGCTGGTCCGGCTCACCGTCGGCCACGACCCGGCCGGGGACGACCGGAACGGGCAGGTGCTGTGCGACGCCGACCTGGCGATCCTGGCCTCGGCGCCGGCCGCGTACGCCGCGTACACGGCCGAGATCCGCGAGGAGTACCACTTCGTTCCGGGCGACGCCTTCCGCGAGGGGCGTTCGGCGGTGCTGCGCCAACTCCTCTCTCTGCCGCGGCTGTTCCACACCCCGTACGGGTCGGAGCACTGGGAGGCGACGGCCCGCTGGAACCTCGCGGGAGAGCTGGAAATGCTGTCGCCCTGA
- a CDS encoding GNAT family N-acetyltransferase — translation MRAMSGDQVTEAVRGCVTTLRAAVDRDWTAVRAGGVEWDCHVTALHVAECLLAYAGNLVGHAKDAYVPFEMRLEDGTGNDGLLHVLETTGALLAAAVNTAAPGDRGFHPYPFRSADGEGFAAMGVAEVLLHTHDMAQGLGLEYAPAESLADAVLTSIFPHVQPGPEAWPTLLWATGRGELAGRPAVDGWRWTNNLVLPSERLTLTGLRPAAARDLRLGGDGGFTWLGGAPYEGTREAAGFLVKAYEAGLHRPEFGVFTLVRTADGLAVGGIGFHGTPDPEGRVEIGYDLIPEARGQGYATEAVRTLTAWASARDDVHQIVATVEPENPASERVLARAGFHRAPAEQEETARREHGMESGLRLFVFRG, via the coding sequence ATGCGAGCGATGAGCGGGGACCAGGTGACCGAGGCCGTGCGCGGCTGCGTGACGACGCTGCGGGCGGCGGTGGACCGGGACTGGACGGCGGTCCGCGCCGGAGGCGTTGAGTGGGACTGCCACGTCACCGCTCTGCACGTCGCCGAGTGCCTCCTCGCCTACGCCGGCAACCTCGTCGGACACGCGAAGGACGCGTACGTGCCCTTCGAGATGCGACTGGAGGACGGCACCGGCAACGACGGCCTGCTGCACGTCCTGGAGACCACCGGCGCGCTGCTCGCCGCCGCCGTGAACACCGCCGCGCCCGGTGACCGGGGCTTCCACCCGTACCCGTTCCGCAGCGCCGACGGCGAGGGGTTCGCGGCGATGGGGGTGGCGGAGGTGCTGCTGCACACCCATGACATGGCGCAGGGGCTCGGGCTGGAGTACGCGCCCGCCGAGAGCCTCGCCGACGCCGTGCTGACCTCGATCTTCCCGCACGTCCAGCCGGGTCCGGAAGCCTGGCCGACCCTGCTGTGGGCCACCGGGCGGGGCGAGCTGGCGGGCCGGCCGGCGGTGGACGGCTGGCGCTGGACCAACAACCTCGTCCTCCCCTCCGAACGCCTCACCCTCACCGGCCTGCGCCCGGCCGCCGCCCGCGATCTCCGCCTGGGCGGCGACGGCGGCTTCACCTGGCTCGGCGGCGCCCCCTACGAAGGCACCCGCGAGGCAGCCGGCTTCCTGGTCAAGGCATACGAAGCCGGCCTCCACCGCCCCGAGTTCGGCGTCTTCACCCTCGTCCGCACGGCGGACGGCCTGGCCGTCGGCGGCATCGGCTTCCACGGCACCCCCGACCCCGAGGGCCGCGTGGAAATCGGCTACGACCTCATCCCCGAGGCCCGCGGCCAGGGCTACGCCACGGAGGCGGTCCGCACCCTCACGGCCTGGGCGTCGGCCCGCGACGACGTCCACCAGATCGTAGCCACCGTCGAACCCGAAAACCCCGCCTCCGAACGCGTCCTCGCCCGCGCGGGCTTCCACCGAGCACCCGCAGAACAGGAGGAGACGGCCCGCAGGGAACACGGCATGGAGAGCGGGCTGCGGCTGTTCGTGTTCCGGGGCTGA
- a CDS encoding DUF4031 domain-containing protein, which produces MTVYIDPPTWPGHGRLWSHLISDASYDELHLFAAALGVPPRAFERDHYDIPSHRYADAVAAGAVEVRSREVVRLLHTAGLRRRKGT; this is translated from the coding sequence GTGACCGTCTACATCGACCCGCCCACCTGGCCCGGCCACGGCCGCCTCTGGTCCCACCTGATCAGCGACGCCTCCTACGACGAGCTGCACCTGTTCGCCGCGGCCCTCGGCGTCCCCCCGCGCGCCTTCGAACGCGACCACTACGACATCCCGTCCCACCGCTACGCCGACGCGGTGGCGGCGGGCGCGGTGGAGGTCCGCAGCCGCGAGGTCGTACGCCTGCTGCACACGGCGGGGCTGCGCCGACGCAAGGGGACCTAG
- a CDS encoding MurR/RpiR family transcriptional regulator: MTQDVKETFGSPGGSLAAKVRTLTPSMTRSMQRVAEAVAGDPAGCAALTVTGLAELTGTSEATVVRTARILGYPGYRDLRLALAGLAARQESGSAPAITTDIAVDDPLTDVVAKLAYEEQQTLADTAAGLDTAQLGAAVTALAAARRTDVYGIGASGLVAQDLTQKLLRIGLVAHAPGDPHLAVTNAVQLRAGDVAIAITHSGSTGDVIEPLRTAFERGAATIAITGRPDSPVTQYADHVLTTATSRESELRPAAMSSRTGQLLVVDCLFVGVAQRTYESAAPALAASYEALAHRHRSATR, from the coding sequence GTGACCCAGGACGTGAAGGAAACTTTCGGCAGCCCCGGCGGCTCGCTCGCCGCCAAGGTGCGCACCCTCACGCCGTCCATGACCCGGTCCATGCAGCGCGTGGCCGAGGCGGTCGCGGGCGACCCCGCCGGCTGCGCCGCCCTCACGGTCACCGGACTCGCGGAACTGACCGGCACCAGCGAGGCGACCGTCGTCCGTACCGCCCGCATCCTCGGTTACCCCGGCTACCGCGACCTGCGGCTCGCCCTCGCCGGCCTCGCCGCCCGCCAGGAGTCCGGCAGCGCGCCCGCGATCACCACGGACATCGCGGTGGACGACCCCCTGACCGACGTGGTCGCCAAGCTGGCCTACGAGGAGCAGCAGACCCTCGCCGACACCGCCGCCGGACTGGACACCGCCCAGCTCGGCGCGGCCGTCACCGCGCTGGCCGCCGCCCGCCGTACGGACGTGTACGGGATAGGGGCGTCCGGCCTGGTAGCCCAGGACCTCACCCAGAAGCTGCTGCGTATCGGCCTGGTCGCGCACGCGCCGGGCGACCCGCACCTCGCGGTGACCAACGCGGTGCAGCTCCGCGCGGGTGACGTGGCGATCGCCATCACCCACTCGGGCTCGACCGGCGACGTCATAGAGCCGCTGCGCACCGCCTTCGAGCGCGGCGCGGCCACCATCGCCATCACCGGCCGCCCCGACTCGCCCGTCACCCAGTACGCCGACCACGTGCTGACCACCGCCACCTCCCGGGAGAGCGAGCTGCGGCCCGCCGCGATGTCCTCCCGTACGGGTCAACTCCTGGTTGTGGACTGCCTGTTCGTGGGCGTGGCCCAGCGGACGTACGAGAGCGCGGCCCCCGCCCTGGCCGCGTCCTACGAGGCTCTGGCCCACCGGCACCGGAGCGCGACGCGTTAG
- the murQ gene encoding N-acetylmuramic acid 6-phosphate etherase has protein sequence MTDSLRLQSELATLTTEAYRPELAGIDRLPTLDIARLMNGGDTGVPAAVAARLPEIAAAVDAVADRMARGGRLVYAGAGTAGRLGVLDASECPPTFNTAPGQVVGLIAGGPGALVTSVEGAEDSPELARADLDALKLTPDDSVVGVSASGRTPYAIGAVEHARAAGALTVGLSCNAHSALAAAAEHGIEVVVGPELLAGSTRLKAGTAQKLVLNMLSTITMIRLGKTYGNLMVDVRASNAKLRARSRRIVAQATGAPDADIERALTEADGEVKTAILIILAGVDGGTATRLLEESDGRLRTALARAGA, from the coding sequence ATGACCGACTCCCTTCGCCTCCAGAGCGAGCTGGCCACCCTGACCACCGAGGCGTACCGGCCGGAGCTGGCCGGGATCGACCGACTCCCCACCCTGGACATCGCCCGGCTGATGAACGGCGGGGACACCGGTGTCCCCGCGGCCGTCGCCGCCCGGCTCCCGGAGATCGCCGCCGCCGTCGACGCCGTCGCCGACCGCATGGCGCGCGGCGGCCGCCTCGTCTACGCCGGTGCCGGTACGGCCGGACGGCTCGGCGTGCTGGACGCCTCCGAGTGCCCGCCCACCTTCAACACCGCCCCCGGCCAGGTCGTCGGCCTCATCGCGGGCGGCCCCGGCGCGCTGGTGACCTCCGTGGAGGGCGCGGAGGACTCCCCCGAGCTGGCCCGCGCCGACCTGGACGCGCTGAAGCTGACCCCGGACGACTCGGTGGTCGGCGTCTCCGCGTCCGGCCGTACCCCGTACGCGATCGGCGCGGTCGAGCACGCCCGCGCGGCCGGCGCCCTGACGGTGGGCCTGTCCTGCAACGCGCACAGCGCGCTGGCGGCCGCCGCCGAGCACGGCATCGAGGTGGTCGTCGGCCCCGAGCTGCTGGCCGGCTCGACCCGGCTGAAGGCGGGCACGGCGCAGAAGCTGGTCCTCAACATGCTGTCGACGATCACGATGATCCGCCTCGGCAAGACGTATGGGAACCTGATGGTCGACGTCCGCGCCTCCAACGCCAAGCTCCGCGCCCGCTCCCGGCGGATCGTGGCGCAGGCTACGGGCGCACCGGACGCGGACATCGAGCGCGCCCTGACGGAGGCGGACGGCGAGGTGAAGACCGCGATCCTGATCATCCTGGCGGGGGTGGACGGGGGTACGGCGACGCGCCTGCTGGAGGAGTCCGACGGACGGCTGCGGACGGCGCTGGCGAGGGCGGGCGCGTAG
- a CDS encoding PTS transporter subunit EIIC, which yields MRNDTATASAVLALTGGPANIRQVTHCLTRLRLTLADPAAVDEGALRALPGVLGVIGAGTPSLQVVLGPGVVDTVTAEVERRLAVGAERSTEAPAPEPRTKRAAPAALRRIADIFVPLIPALIGCGILAGVNGLLTNAGWLPGLTPALAAIASGFMALIAVFVGYQTAKEFGGTPILGGAVAAVIVHPGVAKVTAFGVHLSPGQGGVLGALAAALLATRIEKWCRGRLPGALDVLFTPTVTVLVAGLATLYGLMYAAGAVATAIGTGANWLLTTTGPFAGLVLGGLFLPLVMLGLHQALIPIHTTLIEQQGYTVLLPLLAMAGAGQVGGALAVYVRMRHDTALRTTIRSALPAGLLGVGEPLIYGVSLPLGRPFVTACVGGAAGGGFVGFFALLGEKVGATAIGPSGWALFPLLTGNQGPAPAIAIYAGGLLTAYATGFAATLAFGFRRGTTSGTTPPVPDRTPAGST from the coding sequence GTGCGCAACGACACCGCCACCGCCTCCGCCGTCCTCGCCCTGACGGGCGGTCCCGCCAACATCCGTCAGGTCACCCACTGCCTCACCCGGCTCCGCCTCACGCTCGCCGACCCGGCCGCCGTGGACGAGGGGGCGCTGCGCGCGCTGCCGGGGGTGCTCGGGGTGATCGGGGCGGGGACGCCGTCGCTCCAGGTGGTGCTGGGGCCGGGGGTGGTGGACACGGTGACGGCGGAGGTGGAGCGGCGGCTCGCGGTCGGCGCGGAGAGGAGTACGGAGGCCCCGGCTCCCGAGCCTCGTACGAAGAGGGCCGCCCCCGCCGCCCTCCGCCGCATCGCCGACATCTTCGTCCCCCTCATCCCGGCCCTCATCGGCTGCGGCATCCTCGCGGGCGTCAACGGCCTTCTCACGAACGCCGGTTGGCTGCCCGGACTCACCCCCGCGCTGGCCGCCATCGCCTCCGGGTTCATGGCGCTGATCGCGGTGTTCGTCGGCTACCAGACCGCGAAGGAGTTCGGCGGCACCCCGATCCTGGGCGGCGCGGTGGCCGCCGTGATCGTCCATCCGGGCGTGGCGAAGGTGACCGCGTTCGGCGTGCACCTCTCCCCCGGCCAGGGCGGAGTCCTCGGCGCGCTCGCCGCCGCCCTGCTCGCGACCCGGATCGAGAAGTGGTGCCGGGGACGCCTGCCCGGCGCGCTGGACGTCCTGTTCACCCCCACCGTCACCGTCCTGGTCGCGGGCCTCGCCACGCTGTACGGCCTGATGTACGCGGCCGGGGCCGTGGCCACCGCGATCGGCACCGGCGCGAACTGGCTGCTCACCACCACCGGGCCGTTCGCGGGCCTGGTCCTCGGCGGCCTGTTCCTCCCCCTCGTGATGCTCGGCCTGCACCAGGCCCTGATCCCCATCCACACCACCCTGATCGAGCAGCAGGGCTACACGGTCCTCCTCCCCCTGCTGGCCATGGCGGGCGCGGGCCAGGTCGGCGGCGCGCTCGCGGTGTACGTACGCATGCGCCACGACACCGCCCTGCGCACCACGATCCGCTCAGCGCTCCCGGCGGGCCTGCTGGGCGTGGGGGAACCCCTGATCTACGGCGTCTCGCTCCCCCTCGGCCGCCCCTTCGTCACCGCCTGCGTGGGCGGGGCGGCGGGCGGCGGGTTCGTCGGCTTCTTCGCCCTGCTCGGCGAGAAGGTCGGCGCCACCGCCATCGGCCCCTCCGGCTGGGCCCTCTTCCCCCTCCTCACCGGCAACCAGGGCCCCGCCCCGGCCATCGCCATCTACGCGGGCGGCCTCCTGACGGCCTACGCGACGGGCTTCGCGGCAACCCTCGCCTTCGGCTTCCGTCGGGGCACGACGAGCGGCACGACCCCACCGGTCCCCGACCGGACACCAGCCGGCTCGACCTGA
- a CDS encoding VOC family protein yields the protein MRINLASVFVDDQEKALRFYTEVLGFVKKADVPLGEYRWLTVVSPEQPDGTELLLEPDAHPAAKPYTAALHGDGIPATSFAVDDVRAEYDRLRGLGVRFTQEPVSAGPVTIAVLDDTCGNLIQLAQYA from the coding sequence GTGAGGATCAACCTGGCCAGCGTCTTCGTCGACGACCAGGAGAAGGCGCTGCGCTTCTACACCGAGGTGCTCGGCTTCGTGAAGAAGGCCGACGTGCCGCTCGGCGAGTACCGCTGGCTGACCGTGGTCTCGCCCGAGCAGCCCGACGGCACCGAGCTGCTGCTGGAGCCGGACGCCCACCCCGCGGCCAAGCCGTACACCGCCGCCCTGCACGGCGACGGCATCCCGGCCACCTCCTTCGCCGTGGACGACGTCCGCGCCGAGTACGACCGGCTGCGCGGGCTCGGGGTGCGCTTCACCCAGGAGCCGGTGTCGGCGGGGCCGGTCACCATCGCGGTGCTGGACGACACCTGCGGCAACCTGATCCAGCTCGCGCAGTACGCCTAA
- a CDS encoding VOC family protein yields the protein MEQQLSMVTLGVEDLATSRRFYSEGLGWTPLLDLDEVVFYQVGKGVALALFPLADLAADTGAPATPGTPFTLARNLGSPAEVDAAVARAREAGANVLKEPQRAAFGGYHAYFTDPDGHRWEICHNPGWSVAEDGTVRLAAVDPEK from the coding sequence ATGGAGCAGCAGCTCAGCATGGTCACCCTGGGCGTCGAGGACCTGGCGACGAGCCGCCGTTTCTACAGCGAGGGCCTCGGCTGGACCCCGCTGCTGGACCTGGACGAGGTGGTCTTCTACCAGGTCGGCAAGGGCGTGGCGCTGGCGCTCTTCCCGCTGGCCGACCTGGCCGCCGACACCGGCGCCCCGGCCACCCCCGGCACCCCCTTCACCCTCGCGCGGAACCTCGGCTCACCCGCCGAGGTCGACGCGGCCGTGGCCCGCGCCCGCGAGGCCGGGGCGAACGTCCTCAAGGAGCCCCAGCGGGCGGCCTTCGGCGGCTATCACGCCTACTTCACCGACCCCGACGGCCACCGCTGGGAGATCTGCCACAACCCCGGCTGGTCGGTGGCGGAGGACGGCACGGTACGGCTGGCCGCGGTGGACCCGGAGAAGTGA
- a CDS encoding NADH:flavin oxidoreductase has translation MTVTTSAASRAAQLLSRPIQLNGLTVPNRIAMAPMTRMFSPGGIPGEDVVSYYSRRAANGVGLIVTEGTYVGHDSAGQSDSVPRFHGEEQLAGWAKVASEVHAAGGAIVPQLWHIGMVRRQGEPPFEDAPAMGPSGVHKAGAEPKGKAMTQSDIDDVIGAFAQAAADAERIGFDGVEIHGAHGYLLDQFLWEGMNRRTDGYGGDPVARAQFAAEIVAAVRERVSAEFPVIFRYSQWKQQDYTARLAETPEELEAILAPISAAGADVFHASTRRYWEPEFEGSDLNLAGWTKKITGKPVITVGSVGLDGDFTGAFQGEGSPVKNIDDLLDGFEREEYDMVAIGRALLQDPEWAAKVLSGRYDELKAYDAASLGSLS, from the coding sequence GTGACCGTCACGACGTCCGCCGCCAGCCGCGCGGCCCAGCTCCTGTCCCGCCCGATCCAGCTGAACGGCCTCACCGTGCCGAACCGGATCGCGATGGCGCCGATGACCCGGATGTTCTCCCCGGGCGGCATCCCCGGTGAGGACGTGGTGTCGTACTACTCCCGCCGTGCCGCGAACGGCGTCGGCCTGATCGTCACCGAGGGTACGTACGTCGGGCACGACTCGGCCGGCCAGAGCGACAGCGTGCCGCGCTTCCACGGTGAGGAGCAGCTCGCGGGGTGGGCGAAGGTCGCGAGCGAGGTGCACGCGGCGGGCGGCGCGATCGTCCCGCAGCTCTGGCACATCGGCATGGTCCGCCGCCAGGGCGAGCCGCCGTTCGAGGACGCTCCCGCCATGGGCCCGTCCGGTGTGCACAAGGCGGGTGCCGAGCCCAAGGGCAAGGCCATGACGCAGTCCGACATCGACGACGTGATCGGCGCCTTCGCGCAGGCCGCCGCCGACGCCGAGCGCATCGGGTTCGACGGGGTCGAGATCCACGGCGCCCACGGCTACCTGCTGGACCAGTTCCTGTGGGAGGGCATGAACCGCCGTACCGACGGCTACGGCGGCGACCCGGTCGCCCGCGCGCAGTTCGCCGCGGAGATCGTCGCGGCCGTGCGGGAGCGCGTGTCCGCCGAGTTCCCGGTCATCTTCCGCTACTCGCAGTGGAAGCAGCAGGACTACACCGCGCGTCTCGCCGAGACCCCGGAGGAGCTGGAGGCGATCCTCGCCCCGATCTCCGCCGCCGGCGCCGACGTCTTCCACGCCTCCACCCGCCGCTACTGGGAGCCGGAGTTCGAGGGCTCCGACCTCAACCTGGCCGGCTGGACCAAGAAGATCACCGGCAAGCCGGTCATCACCGTCGGCTCGGTCGGCCTGGACGGCGACTTCACGGGCGCGTTCCAGGGCGAGGGCTCCCCGGTCAAGAACATCGACGACCTCCTCGACGGCTTCGAGCGCGAGGAGTACGACATGGTCGCCATCGGCCGCGCGCTGCTCCAGGACCCGGAGTGGGCCGCGAAGGTGCTGTCCGGCCGGTACGACGAGCTGAAGGCGTACGACGCCGCTTCGCTGGGCTCGCTCAGCTGA
- a CDS encoding LacI family DNA-binding transcriptional regulator has translation MSRDAPTLEDVAQEAGVSRATVSRVVNGVRNVDPGIQEAVRRAIERTGYAPNRAARSLVTRRSQTVALVVSGAGDTPEEVHNAVATRVFADPFFGRVVSGVVGYLRPRSMHPLLMFAESEETRRQVLTDLRQGSADGALVVSTHADDPLPSLLAEAGLPAVLFARPSRPVPLSHVDLAHRDGAALAAEHLLARGCRRIGTVTGPLDVAASRERLAGFRDTMARRGYPSVPVAEGGFTLDTGASAMSALLAEHPDLDGVFAANDLMAQGACQVLREHGRHVPTDVAVIGFDDSSAALGCRPALTTVRQPVEEMAAAMARLLDEEIRGVRRGATSLIFEPELVVRESA, from the coding sequence ATGAGCAGAGACGCCCCGACGCTGGAGGATGTCGCGCAGGAGGCGGGGGTCTCCCGCGCGACCGTCTCGCGGGTCGTCAACGGGGTCCGCAACGTCGACCCCGGCATCCAGGAGGCGGTGCGCCGGGCCATCGAGCGGACGGGGTACGCGCCCAACCGGGCCGCCCGCTCGCTGGTGACCCGGCGCAGCCAGACCGTGGCGCTGGTGGTGTCGGGCGCGGGGGACACCCCCGAGGAGGTGCACAACGCGGTCGCGACGCGGGTGTTCGCCGACCCCTTCTTCGGGCGGGTGGTCAGCGGCGTGGTGGGGTATCTGCGCCCCCGCTCCATGCACCCGCTCCTGATGTTCGCCGAGTCCGAGGAGACCCGCCGCCAGGTGCTGACGGACCTCCGGCAGGGCAGCGCCGACGGCGCCCTCGTCGTCTCCACCCACGCCGACGACCCGCTGCCTTCCCTCCTCGCCGAGGCCGGCCTCCCCGCCGTCCTCTTCGCCCGCCCCTCCCGCCCCGTCCCGCTCAGCCATGTCGACCTCGCCCACCGCGACGGGGCGGCTCTCGCGGCCGAACACCTCCTCGCGCGCGGCTGCCGCCGCATCGGCACCGTCACCGGCCCGCTCGACGTCGCCGCCAGCCGCGAACGTCTCGCCGGGTTCCGCGACACGATGGCCCGCCGGGGGTACCCGTCCGTCCCGGTCGCCGAAGGCGGCTTCACCCTCGACACCGGCGCGTCCGCGATGTCCGCCCTGCTCGCCGAACACCCCGACCTCGACGGCGTCTTCGCCGCCAACGACCTCATGGCCCAGGGCGCCTGCCAAGTCCTCCGCGAACACGGCCGCCACGTCCCGACCGACGTCGCGGTGATCGGCTTCGACGACTCCAGCGCGGCACTGGGCTGCCGCCCGGCCCTGACCACTGTGCGACAGCCGGTGGAGGAGATGGCCGCGGCGATGGCCCGGCTGCTGGACGAGGAGATCCGGGGGGTGCGGAGGGGGGCTACGTCGTTGATCTTCGAACCGGAGCTGGTGGTGCGGGAGTCGGCGTGA